The following coding sequences are from one Rhineura floridana isolate rRhiFlo1 chromosome 2, rRhiFlo1.hap2, whole genome shotgun sequence window:
- the LOC133377906 gene encoding mediator of DNA damage checkpoint protein 1-like translates to MEQTQLLDWDEEGDLDDSSGAAGNSGETPKPVGRLHLLSSKYGPEKDFWIYPGENVIGRLESCQIFLPASSVLKAHAVIEIPSPNGPHLLYDRGSLNRTQRQRMVLIPEVRYSLQDGDTLLFGDMGCQYFRLVPEGISESPNESMEVPPTQS, encoded by the coding sequence ATGGAGCAAACACAGCTTTTGGACTGGGATGAAGAGGGGGATCTCGATGATTCCTCCGGTGCAGCTGGTAACTCTGGGGAGACCCCCAAGCCTGTGGGGCGCTTGCACCTTCTGAGCAGCAAGTATGGCCCTGAGAAAGATTTCTGGATCTACCCTGGAGAGAATGTCATTGGCCGCCTGGAAAGCTGTCAGATCTTCTTGCCTGCCTCTTCAGTTTTGAAAGCTCATGCTGTGATTGAAATCCCTTCCCCCAATGGGCCCCACCTTTTGTATGATCGGGGCAGCCTAAACCGGACACAGCGCCAGCGTATGGTGTTGATCCCAGAAGTCCGATACAGCCTTCAGGATGGAGACACCCTACTCTTTGGTGACATGGGGTGCCAGTACTTCAGGCTGGTCCCAGAGGGCATCTCTGAGTCCCCCAATGAGTCCATGGAGGTGCCACCTACCCAGTCGTGA